In the genome of Raphanus sativus cultivar WK10039 chromosome 9, ASM80110v3, whole genome shotgun sequence, the window TGTTACAGTAAAACTTTTagaaattaataatgttgagactttaaaattttattaatttataaagatattaatgtacaaaaattctttatttagatttcttattttaagatatatttattttaagataaaaaaatattttattttaatgtatatacattaatagttatttttgaagtttgtcatttatattaactttattatattatttggtgtatataatatatattttatagaactTAAATAtgggttttagatataatattactaaaatctcatcaaaatatattaagtattaagaaaatataaagataatttcattgtgaatataaaacaaataatataataacagGTTCTTACTTATACAAAATATGCATacatattatcttattattttatcgatttgtgtcaAATTTTGAACCGGTCCAAACTAGGACtggcaaaatttattaatttataaaaattgttaatttttcgagtattaatttatagagattttaatGTATATTGTATATGACTATACATTATTAGTTTGTGTAGTATTGAACTGAAACAAtgactaattatttttattaggaCACTGACCTTTTTTCAATAATATAAGTGAAAGTTGAAAACTTCGACCCATATAAGcttcttattattttgttgCTCTTTAAAAGGTGAGTTATTTCTGAGGCATGTCATAAATTCCACACGTTAAAACACCAAGTATAGCTAGAGAAGAATCTTATCCTCGTAGTAGTTAAAGGTAGTATACTAGATTACTAGTATTTGTAAGAAATAACTTGATTGTATCCGGGGCGGATCCAAGATGGTTAGCATATGGGGCACTAACCATTTCCTTATAACTAAAACATTAGCATATATGTACTTGAACACACTTACACTAATTactaatgaaaaataaaattagaacaTATgctaattttttagttataaagaAATGGTTATGTGCCCCATATGCTAATCATCTTGGATCCGCCCCGGATTTCAGTCAAGTTCTTCATCAAGACTGTTGGGTTGATGTAACGCCTTTTCACGGGGCTCTTATCATCAACGTTGGAGATTTCTTGGAGGTGATATCATTGATGCATAATAAGAGACatgattattcaaaaaaaaaagtataagaGCCACATACATGAACCAGAGGTTTTGGTAAGAGATGCATTGAGTTTATGTCTCACGTTTTGTTTGGTTAGTGTAGATGATGACTAACAACAAGTTCATAAGCATGAACCATAGGGTGCTTGCAAACAGAGTTGGACCGAGGATTTCAGTCGCCTGCTTCTTCTGCTATCCTACGAATCTAAACTCCACAGTTTAAGGAGCTTCTCTCTGAAGAAACCTCTTACAGTCAGAGATATCATGAAAGGAGTACACAAAGGGATAACATCTGTCAAATTtcaagttattaaaaaaaaaaaagcaaaatgaTAAGCACCAACACAACGTAGATATTATGAtggttttttattcttttacaCTTTCAAATTAAGTTGTACTTGATGTAGACAAAGGCTAAGTAAAACTTTGTCAAGACTAAGACAAATATCatcaaactttttataataaacaacTTTCAAGGGTCAAACAACGTAAGTAAATGGAGTTTGAAGCTTTAGATCCCATCCAAAGCTATTCTTTGTTCTTTTTGGTTCAAATAGTTTAGAGAAGTGACAATGTAACAAGGACTGACTTAATAGATATGCATGAAATACACAAATatcttacaagttacaacataTGCATGAAATACACAAATATCTTACAAGTTACAATATACCAGACGTTTTGTACTATTTTGTAAAAGACGTTTTGTATTATTCTTTATCATATCTTAAAATTGGATAGATAAGATGTTCCATCAAGGCCCTTCTTAAAGTATCCTTTTGTATACTCTTCTAAAGTAAACTCTCTGTATTTTGGAGGGTTTTTTTCAGAGAGAAGCTCTTTGATTGGGCCATAAACAGTTGCATTTGGAAGCATACCCGTGCTGAAAAAGCTCGCTACTGAAATCCTCGTTTCATTTCTGTTTGAAAGCACCCTATGCTCTGCGCTTATGAACTTGTCGTTGGTTATAAGCTGCATATCAAAGACATCTCTCATATTCTCAACAAAAGCAAACACTAtttgttataaatttattaaaaaaagaaatagatcaATGAGCTTTTCCTGCAAAAAATCTCCTATGTTGATAACAAGAGCCCCAGGAATAGGCGTAACATCAACCCAATGGTCTTGATGATGAATCTGAAGGCcaccgacttggtcttgaagaAGAACAGTGAGAAAAGAGTTGTCTGAATGGTTATTTGTGCCGATGGTTAAGTCAGGTTGAGGACATGGAGGGTAGTAATGGCATATCATATGAAAACCCTTCATACAGTCCATGCTCTTAAGCTTATCAGAGCTCAGACCGAGAGCTTCCGACAAGAGTTCAAAAAGCAAGACACCTAAGCTCTTTATATGCTTCGTGTGTTCGATCATAGCATCCCTGAACCAGtatatatgatattatatattacaaTCATGACTCAAAACGTTTTGTGAGACGATTCTTGAAAGAGAAAGTTATGTACCTACCAACTAAAGAGTTGGCATAGTGGCTAAAAGCCTAAAATGCGTATATTATCTAGTAGGTATTAATTAAAGAGTCATGGGTCCAATTCTTGTTGGGAGAGGTTTGCTTTTCTACAAAGAGAGTCAATTTAAAATGGTTTTGGTTTCGCCCTATGCTTTCGGTCCAGAACCTctagagaaaaaaaagttaccTGCAAACCACAGGGAGCTCTTCAGGATTTGGAGGATCAGGAGCCATGTAACAAGCGAAGCTGTCTCTCCAGCCAACGCATAAAGAAGAGCCATACAGATCAAAGTTACTATTGTATACAAATGTCTTGGCGGCGTCGCGAGTGAAGTAAGCTTTCTTAACCTCGGGATCTTGCTCAAAGAACCTTCGAACTCCTTCTTGAATATCTTCAAGAACGGTTAAAGGAACGCCATGATTGATCACCTGAAAGAAACCCCAGTTCCCTGCAGCGTCTTTGATCTTCTCAACGGTATGTTCACGCGAGACGTGGACGTCTGCAAAGTCGATGACAGGGATGGCGGGATCCGAGGCGGAAACATAAGGTTTCTTGTCGGATAAAGTACCTTGAGGGAGACGGAATATACGAGGAATCTCGGTGATGTGAGCATCGACGAGACCTTTCACACCTTCTTTCGTCTCGTCGAAAGCTTTGCGCTCACTGTAAGTGTCGAACTCTTTGGTCTCCATATTCTTTACCCTAATTTTCAAGATTTTCTCGCGGAGGTTGTGTCAAGATTGAAGAAGAACGTTAATCGTAATCTGGATCTTGATATGACTCGGGGGAGTATCAAGTGGTTTCTGTGCGTTTTCGTTCTTTGTGGTGAAGAATTGATTGATGGAgtatctttttatataatactcACTTGGTCTTGGTGTGTGTGGGACCGACAATGATCGTTGATGACGTTGTCCGTTTTTTGTTGATGGAGTTGTAACTGATGTCagcatgtttttcttttctgtcAAAGATGATGTAATAATACACACATTGACAACCAGGGTCCAAACGAGTTTTAAAAGGAATCCTTTTGGTATACGTCAGGGTCCGTTTGGTAAATGGCAGAGAAAGGTTGACTTGTAACACCAAAAACCACTAAAAATGAGCTTACAGAAACGTTTTGACAAAAAGGTTAACTAGAACACAAGAAAATCGTAGTAGTGAAGAATTTAATCAACTAGAACATAACGCAACACCGAAGTAATAAATGGGTTGGCATTGTACCAGACTCATAATTGAAAAACAtggttagtatataatataatagCAAATCAGTCTACAAGCATGTCCACTTCTGAATTCTAACTTTTATACGAGAAGTGATCATGACAGTAATGAACCAATCTAATATATAATTCATAAAGGTTATAGTATACCCTTTTAgtatacctttttttttgagactATTGGCTGAATATACCTTAGTAGTCACAAAATTAGGAAACTACCCAAAAGCAAAGAAAACCCGTGAATCCTGTAGCAATTTGTGTATGATTTGCCCAAATTACCCCTAAAGCCAAGACACGTACGCTAGAAGAAAGGTGAAGAAAGACAGATTTGATTTGATCTTTTATAGTACATTATAGCCTTCTATAGAAACGTAGGTCTATAGCTATCTTTTTCTCCACCCTCATTTGGTTTGATAATCGTGTAAGGTACACATTGGAATCTGCAGATaatctggaaaaaaaatatgCAGTAGGTTCCAACTAACAAATGAAATCTATGTTTTAAGTCAGTTTGAATCTAGCAAACAAGACAATCTCCAATAGTTCAGTTAACGTATATGTTGGTTGTTGGcatgtaaatataaaagttCCTCTATCCAATCGAGTGTAATTGATCATTGTAGATGTAAAGTTtatcatattaatatttattgtttgtCTTTATCTAAACCCATTTTCAATTGACgataattttggttttttttttttttttttttttaaaccggggcttctagctcagttggtaaagggttcacagctgtgagttccgccacctgggttcgaatcccggccactggagaattaacatttcggcatcgccagggacagaggaccgacatgtggcaacacatgactagtctggaccacttctgtggggccaggatacctctgtataattcaaaaaaagataattttggTTTTAGCACCTAACAATAAAACATATGTAACCCCAATAAAACATTTCAGAAACTTTGCTAGTTCCACTGGCCGGAATTATTTATGATGACCGTTAACTATTGTATTATAACCTAACTATAATACTTAAGCTATAAGCctataactaaattattatcattacaaTTTTATCATATCACACTAGTGgtcacgtttttttttttccaaattataAGTTGTCTGACTTGTGTGTTAACCAATTTTGATATACTTTAGTTTGTTTATAGATGGAATGGTTCATGCCAATTGTTAGTCATCaagcatacatatatataacaaagtATTTCATGTCCACTGGCAAATTAAAATTCCAGTTGACACAAATTTACGAGTGTTACTAACCGAAACCATTTACGGTAACCACTAACTATCATGCTATACCCTAATCATAATAACTAAGTcaccttaatttttttttaccaaatcaTAAGTTGTCTCAATAAGAGTACTCTTGTTATAACCATTTCTCCTCTACTCCAATTTGTATATTGATGGAACTTGTCACcaatacaacatatatataaaatagtactTCATTTCATAATGGCGCCATACATTATTAGAGACCCCAAACTACATATTACACACTACTGCCGATTTAGGAATCTCATGGGGAACAAAGCATATTAAACAATGAAAACTGGCCACCTACATCTGACTTATACCAAAACACTTCATCGCGACGACCCCTTCATAACTGCTACCCTTTCATATTGGCATTTTCCAGGTGGCGTGGTTGAGATATTTTCCACCGCACCTCCTACAAGTTCTTGCTCGGCGTTCCGGGATACCTCCCTGCATAAGCAAGTAACGCAATCcagaaataataataacttcTAATAACACAATTACCATCTAACATAAAAAGTAACAGCTACAAGTAACACAATAACTTCTAATAACGCAATTACCATCTAACATATGATCTTAACTATTACTAAATACTTTAGTTGGCACGTAATCGTGTATACGGTAATATCCAATTTGATCTTAGCGGCTACGTATTAGTTTAGCTGCCTAATAATACGTATACATGATACTTTTCAGTTTGAAAAATTAGCCTCCACCTTTTTACTTTACTGTTACTTTACATGGTTAGTCAAGAAGAATAATACTGACCGCTAATGATCTACTTCGAAATTACGGTTTTAGAATCTTGCTAACCTTGGCTTCTCCGTCTAGCTCTCTAACATGTGTTGGGTTATAATATCTCATTGTTTTGGGAGGAGATGGTGGGGTGTctggatcttcttcttctgcttctttggTTTGAGATATGATATTCCCAAATGTTGTGTTGTGCAAGAACTCCACTTCTTGCGGATCTAGAGCGTCATTGATGGATTCAATCCTCTTCGGTTTGTGGTACGTGTTGACCCTTCCGCCGCCCGGTTCTTCACCGGAAGCAAAAAGCGTTCTAGAAGATGCAACAGCTACATATAGTCGATTGAAAATATCATGAACCTCTCCGACGAAGATAATTATATTTCTCTAATTCTCTGGTATTTGGAAAGCGGCAAATAAAAGGATGCAACATTAGGCAGaactattaaatctaaaaaagtAGTAATTGATGTTTTTTACATTTGCCCAGGGAATCTTTTATTAGGTACTAGTGTAGTACAGTCGATGCGTGTCATAGGTGTTGCTCTATATTGGTCTCTAACACAAAATCTAATAGTGATAGATAGTATAGGAGTAGGCATATAGGGATcgttttgtattaaaaatttatgcACAGTGTTTTCCACAGTGATAGGGTATTTTCCTAATTTCTCTCATTCCTGTGTGTATACAAcctaatttctctttttttttttaaccttaccatttatatttttctacaaGGTATCAGCTATAATTAAACTTAGTAAGTTATTGCATTTTCTAATTTCTAATGATGGTTGTCAAGAGTA includes:
- the LOC108837813 gene encoding 1-aminocyclopropane-1-carboxylate oxidase homolog 6-like, whose translation is METKEFDTYSERKAFDETKEGVKGLVDAHITEIPRIFRLPQGTLSDKKPYVSASDPAIPVIDFADVHVSREHTVEKIKDAAGNWGFFQVINHGVPLTVLEDIQEGVRRFFEQDPEVKKAYFTRDAAKTFVYNSNFDLYGSSLCVGWRDSFACYMAPDPPNPEELPVVCRDAMIEHTKHIKSLGVLLFELLSEALGLSSDKLKSMDCMKGFHMICHYYPPCPQPDLTIGTNNHSDNSFLTVLLQDQVGGLQIHHQDHWVDVTPIPGALVINIGDFLQEKLIDLFLFLINL